A window of the Gemmatimonadota bacterium genome harbors these coding sequences:
- a CDS encoding dihydroorotate dehydrogenase electron transfer subunit, with protein sequence MSTIPICQYDAEILSNREIGPGLYWIDLLAPEITRHALPGHFVHLIASDVSEDSSRQTWLRHTPLLRRPFSIAERDPERGVFGLIYRIVGGGTEILATRRRGERVDVLGPLGRTFEPVRAGRPVIMVAGGVGVAPFLSLVQETVRDGHARPSEITVLFGAATASLLSGEEKFREHGVDVRLATDDGTTGHHGLVTDLLERELASSPRRCAYLYACGPTPMMRRCQEIAREAGIDGQVSLEGIMPCGVGVCMACVVPCAAPGADPGAAPGAVHGEPSSSRRYKRVCDAGPVFDMQEVVL encoded by the coding sequence ATGTCCACCATCCCCATCTGCCAGTACGACGCCGAGATCCTCTCCAACCGTGAGATCGGTCCCGGCCTGTACTGGATCGACCTGCTGGCACCCGAAATCACACGACACGCCCTGCCCGGTCACTTCGTACACCTGATCGCTTCCGATGTCTCCGAGGACAGCAGCCGGCAGACCTGGCTCCGTCACACCCCCTTGCTCAGGCGACCCTTCAGCATTGCCGAACGTGATCCGGAACGCGGCGTTTTCGGGCTCATATACCGGATCGTCGGCGGCGGAACCGAGATCCTGGCGACACGGCGCCGCGGAGAACGGGTCGACGTGCTCGGACCCCTGGGAAGGACGTTCGAGCCGGTGCGCGCGGGACGGCCGGTGATCATGGTCGCCGGGGGCGTCGGCGTAGCGCCCTTTCTCTCCCTGGTCCAGGAGACGGTAAGGGATGGACATGCGCGACCCTCGGAAATAACGGTGCTCTTCGGTGCGGCCACGGCGAGCCTCTTGAGCGGGGAAGAGAAATTCCGCGAACACGGGGTCGACGTCAGGTTGGCGACCGACGATGGCACGACGGGCCATCACGGCCTGGTGACGGACCTGCTGGAACGGGAACTGGCCTCCTCGCCCCGGCGATGCGCCTATCTCTATGCCTGCGGACCGACGCCCATGATGCGGCGTTGCCAGGAAATCGCCCGGGAGGCCGGTATCGACGGACAGGTCTCCCTCGAGGGGATCATGCCCTGCGGCGTGGGCGTGTGCATGGCCTGTGTCGTGCCCTGCGCCGCCCCCGGTGCTGACCCAGGCGCCGCTCCCGGCGCCGTCCACGGTGAACCGTCTTCGTCCCGACGCTACAAGCGGGTCTGCGACGCTGGCCCGGTGTTCGACATGCAGGAGGTCGTGCTGTGA
- a CDS encoding response regulator transcription factor — translation MDELRSRGFRHAPAVIVLTGCDAIGDLDVTRGIDDFICAPYNVREFDLRIKNVLWRRHSVQIQDMIVWGDLLINLGNYEVTIRGKAIDLTLKEYELLKHLARHRGRVFTRDELLTAVWGYDYFSGTRTVDVHVRRLRMKIERHGVHIITTVRGVGYKFGD, via the coding sequence ATGGACGAGCTGCGGTCGCGCGGGTTCCGGCACGCCCCCGCGGTCATCGTCCTGACCGGCTGTGACGCCATTGGAGACCTCGACGTCACCCGGGGAATCGACGATTTCATCTGCGCGCCGTACAACGTCCGCGAGTTCGATCTTCGCATCAAGAACGTCCTCTGGCGGCGCCACAGCGTGCAGATCCAGGATATGATCGTCTGGGGCGACCTGCTGATCAACCTGGGCAACTACGAAGTCACGATCCGGGGCAAGGCGATCGACCTGACCCTCAAGGAGTACGAGTTGCTCAAGCACCTGGCCCGGCACAGGGGACGGGTGTTCACGCGGGACGAGTTGCTGACCGCCGTCTGGGGATACGATTATTTCAGCGGTACGAGGACGGTGGACGTGCACGTGAGACGGCTGCGCATGAAGATCGAACGCCACGGCGTGCATATCATCACGACCGTCCGGGGCGTCGGCTACAAGTTCGGAGATTGA
- a CDS encoding dihydroorotate dehydrogenase, translating into MTAPPDLTVNIGALKLRNPVLAASGTFGYGSEYGRFVDLSDFGGIVTKTLTPEPWPGNPPPRAAETAAGMLNSIGLQNVGVEAFIRDKMPYLREVDTALIVNVGGGPVEEFVYVTERLSDCEGIDALEINMSCPNVSGGMDFSTDPRRAAELVSTLRGITELPLIAKLTPNVTDIGEIARSVEEAGADAISAINTLRGMAVDIRTRLPMLGAVTGGLSGPAIKPVAVAAVYRIACQVAVPVIGIGGIMSGEDAVEFLVAGATAVQVGTATFVEPRAGPSVARALAEWCAASEVHSVRSLIGSIQIPSHEDAPCHRS; encoded by the coding sequence GTGACGGCACCACCCGATTTGACGGTAAACATCGGTGCGCTGAAGCTGAGGAATCCCGTGCTCGCCGCATCGGGCACCTTCGGATACGGATCGGAATACGGTCGGTTCGTGGATCTATCCGATTTCGGCGGCATCGTCACGAAGACGCTCACGCCCGAGCCCTGGCCGGGCAATCCCCCACCCCGGGCCGCGGAGACGGCCGCCGGCATGCTCAATTCCATCGGACTGCAGAACGTGGGCGTGGAGGCCTTCATCCGGGACAAGATGCCGTACTTGAGAGAGGTGGACACCGCGTTGATCGTCAACGTGGGCGGAGGTCCGGTGGAGGAGTTCGTCTACGTGACCGAACGCCTGTCGGACTGCGAGGGCATCGACGCCCTGGAGATCAACATGTCCTGCCCTAACGTGTCCGGGGGCATGGACTTCAGTACCGATCCACGGCGCGCGGCGGAACTGGTTTCCACGCTAAGGGGCATCACGGAACTGCCGCTCATCGCCAAACTCACGCCGAACGTCACGGACATCGGGGAGATCGCCCGCAGCGTCGAAGAGGCCGGCGCCGACGCCATATCGGCCATCAACACCCTGCGAGGCATGGCGGTGGACATCCGCACGCGCCTCCCCATGCTCGGCGCCGTCACGGGGGGTCTGTCGGGTCCGGCCATCAAGCCCGTGGCCGTTGCGGCCGTCTACCGGATCGCATGCCAGGTGGCCGTCCCGGTCATCGGCATCGGCGGCATCATGAGCGGAGAAGACGCCGTGGAGTTCCTCGTTGCGGGCGCCACGGCCGTCCAGGTGGGCACGGCCACCTTCGTCGAACCCCGTGCCGGACCGTCTGTAGCGCGTGCGCTGGCCGAATGGTGCGCCGCGTCGGAAGTGCACTCGGTCCGTTCGCTGATCGGAAGCATTCAAATCCCTTCACATGAGGACGCCCCATGTCACCGTTCGTAG
- a CDS encoding YjgP/YjgQ family permease, with the protein MTLPVHLYRYVFKAHVGPFLFSFVITTFILVMDIIFQIADLIIGKNLDLFIVLEVFFLNLAWIVAVSIPMSVLVASLMAFGRLAADNEVTALKAGGVSFFQMVSPVLLAGILLGSGHLFFMDVILPEANYRARSLMNDIHRARPTLLFTAGIFMKEIPGYSILIDRVNPRNNEIESITIYETENMRYPRLMTAKSGEFHVNETGSRLDLMLYDGELLQQDESSGRYLKEIFERQRFTIRTEPAGVQRSEAGVRGDRELNIQMMRARIDEWQQEIDEASSKLVPGPVYPDAKADSLEAERDRAERTVSLRQRQKNSYIVEIHKKYAISAACFVFVLIGAPLGVRIRRGSIGVGVGVSLCFFLLYWACLLGGEELADRDMIDPVWAMWAANIVIGVPGAVLVWVTGRDRI; encoded by the coding sequence ATGACCCTCCCGGTTCACCTCTACCGATACGTGTTCAAGGCGCACGTCGGTCCCTTTCTCTTCTCCTTCGTGATTACCACGTTCATCCTCGTGATGGACATCATATTTCAGATCGCCGACCTCATCATCGGCAAGAACCTCGACCTGTTCATCGTGCTCGAGGTGTTTTTCCTCAATCTGGCCTGGATCGTCGCAGTATCGATCCCCATGTCCGTGCTGGTCGCCAGCCTCATGGCATTCGGCCGGCTTGCGGCCGATAACGAGGTCACCGCGCTCAAGGCAGGCGGCGTCAGTTTCTTCCAGATGGTATCGCCGGTCCTGTTAGCCGGGATCCTCCTGGGGAGCGGCCACCTGTTCTTCATGGACGTCATACTGCCCGAAGCCAACTACCGGGCGCGCTCGCTCATGAACGACATCCACCGTGCGCGTCCCACGTTGCTCTTCACCGCGGGCATATTCATGAAGGAAATTCCGGGATACAGCATCCTGATCGACCGGGTCAACCCGAGAAACAACGAAATCGAAAGTATCACCATCTACGAGACGGAGAACATGCGCTACCCGCGCCTCATGACGGCGAAGTCAGGGGAATTCCACGTCAACGAGACGGGCAGCCGGCTCGATCTCATGCTGTACGACGGAGAACTGCTTCAGCAGGACGAATCTTCGGGGCGCTATCTCAAAGAGATCTTCGAGCGGCAGCGGTTTACGATCCGCACCGAACCGGCCGGAGTCCAGCGGTCGGAGGCAGGAGTCCGGGGCGACCGCGAGTTGAACATCCAGATGATGCGCGCCAGAATCGATGAGTGGCAACAGGAGATCGACGAAGCATCCTCGAAATTGGTACCTGGGCCGGTTTACCCGGATGCGAAGGCGGATTCCCTTGAAGCGGAGAGGGACCGGGCGGAGCGGACGGTCTCGCTGAGGCAGCGGCAGAAGAACAGCTACATCGTGGAGATCCACAAGAAGTACGCCATTTCAGCGGCCTGTTTCGTCTTCGTGCTGATCGGCGCGCCGCTGGGGGTTCGCATCCGCCGCGGCAGCATCGGCGTCGGCGTGGGCGTCAGCCTGTGCTTCTTCCTGCTGTACTGGGCCTGTCTGCTCGGCGGTGAAGAACTGGCCGACCGCGACATGATCGATCCCGTCTGGGCGATGTGGGCGGCGAATATCGTCATCGGCGTTCCCGGCGCCGTCCTGGTCTGGGTTACCGGCAGGGACCGCATCTGA
- a CDS encoding tetratricopeptide repeat protein, translating into MRRTSLILFTLVCVIFGCAYYNTFYNARKAFKEGERIRLNQQTPDGALPPLALASYELAVENAGLVLRDHPGSSYVDDALVLIGDVRAIQGQHLQAIKRYEQVLRLFPDGEFTGHCVFSLGYSLLNAGDSTRADEQLDRFVREFPGSDRFPDALMLRGKIALGGGRYGEAVARFQEVLETRPGDEREAEARYYIARARLGAHRFAEAREHLTQAIEHARTRKLKFQAAFMFGESLRREGDLPAALGVYESLLDQRAFSEYHPEVMLASAACLAEMDLNESAVSTYESLITRFESDRNHAEEVSRSMFELGELYRIAGDLDLTEKWYDEARRKSPRSFWVGDESDRKHRAIRELRRLDGNLGNLLAAMEALETTGDPESTTSSNYEKLTADAVGLRYQVAELYLFQLEMADSALSQYRAIEDVSNDPSMAAKAAFARGWILDEMLNDTDNARSVFDSIAVRYPGTAHAMEAAILRSKPIAGELPPDRLFAEAERLLFEADRPDSARGLYERVLERYPDGEYAPRALFALGWLAETHFDDPDTALDRYREIVERHPRSEQASSVRDKIRLMEELRAAADPDPSTDPDPDPDPDPDPDK; encoded by the coding sequence ATGCGCAGGACTTCCTTGATCCTGTTCACTCTGGTGTGCGTGATCTTCGGATGCGCGTACTACAATACGTTCTACAACGCCAGGAAAGCGTTCAAGGAAGGGGAGCGGATTCGTCTCAACCAGCAAACTCCCGATGGCGCCTTACCGCCCCTGGCCCTTGCCTCCTACGAGCTTGCCGTCGAAAACGCGGGTCTTGTCCTGCGGGATCACCCCGGAAGTTCTTATGTAGACGACGCGCTGGTACTGATCGGCGACGTCCGGGCGATCCAGGGACAGCATCTGCAGGCCATCAAGCGGTACGAGCAGGTGCTGAGGCTGTTCCCCGACGGCGAATTTACCGGCCACTGCGTTTTTTCCCTGGGCTACAGCCTCCTCAACGCGGGAGATTCAACCCGGGCCGATGAACAGCTGGACCGCTTCGTCAGGGAGTTTCCCGGCAGCGACCGGTTTCCGGACGCCCTGATGCTTCGGGGAAAGATCGCCTTGGGCGGCGGCCGTTACGGGGAAGCCGTCGCGCGGTTCCAGGAAGTGCTGGAAACGCGCCCCGGCGATGAACGGGAGGCGGAGGCCCGGTACTACATCGCACGCGCCAGGCTTGGAGCGCATCGGTTCGCCGAAGCCCGGGAACATCTCACACAGGCCATTGAGCATGCACGGACCCGGAAGCTTAAGTTTCAGGCGGCTTTCATGTTCGGAGAAAGCCTGCGGCGCGAGGGGGATCTGCCGGCTGCGCTGGGTGTATACGAGTCGTTGCTGGATCAGCGCGCCTTCAGCGAATACCACCCCGAGGTCATGCTGGCGAGCGCCGCGTGCCTGGCCGAAATGGACCTGAATGAATCGGCCGTCTCCACGTACGAGTCGCTCATCACCCGTTTCGAGTCCGACCGGAACCACGCCGAGGAAGTCTCCCGGTCCATGTTCGAACTGGGGGAACTTTACCGGATCGCGGGGGATCTCGATCTGACGGAAAAATGGTATGACGAGGCGCGGCGCAAGAGTCCGCGTTCGTTCTGGGTCGGCGATGAGTCCGACCGGAAGCATCGCGCCATTCGCGAACTGCGACGTCTGGACGGAAACCTCGGAAACCTGCTGGCCGCAATGGAAGCGCTGGAAACCACCGGCGATCCCGAATCGACAACCTCGTCGAACTACGAGAAGTTGACGGCGGACGCGGTCGGCCTGCGATACCAGGTGGCGGAACTGTACCTGTTTCAGTTGGAGATGGCCGATTCGGCACTGAGCCAGTACCGCGCCATAGAAGATGTGTCGAATGATCCCTCCATGGCCGCCAAGGCCGCTTTCGCACGGGGCTGGATACTCGACGAGATGTTGAATGACACGGATAACGCGCGTTCGGTCTTCGATTCCATTGCCGTGCGGTATCCCGGGACCGCGCACGCCATGGAAGCAGCCATCCTGCGGTCGAAGCCCATCGCAGGTGAACTTCCCCCGGACCGGCTCTTTGCCGAGGCGGAACGGCTGCTTTTCGAAGCCGACCGGCCGGACTCCGCGCGCGGGCTCTACGAACGGGTCCTCGAAAGGTATCCGGATGGTGAATACGCACCGCGTGCGCTCTTCGCACTGGGCTGGCTCGCCGAAACGCATTTCGACGATCCGGATACCGCCCTCGACCGCTATCGCGAAATCGTGGAACGCCATCCCCGATCGGAACAGGCAAGTTCCGTCCGCGACAAGATTCGCCTCATGGAGGAACTGCGCGCCGCTGCTGACCCGGACCCGAGCACGGATCCAGACCCGGACCCGGACCCAGACCCGGACCCGGACAAATGA
- a CDS encoding single-stranded DNA-binding protein, whose product MASLNKVILIGNLGADPEMRYTPAGRAVVNFRMATTRQWNTQDGERREETEWHRIVAFSKLAEICGQYLKKGAPVYVEGRLQTRSWEDQNGMKRYMTEIVANEMQMLSARQQNELASDPPGGTTSTATEVPPSSPESDSDDDLPF is encoded by the coding sequence ATGGCCAGTTTGAATAAAGTCATTCTGATCGGTAATCTCGGCGCGGATCCCGAGATGAGGTACACGCCTGCCGGCCGGGCCGTGGTCAACTTCCGCATGGCCACGACGCGCCAGTGGAACACGCAGGACGGAGAACGGCGGGAAGAAACGGAATGGCACCGGATCGTGGCCTTTTCGAAACTGGCGGAAATTTGTGGCCAGTATCTCAAGAAAGGCGCACCGGTGTATGTGGAAGGACGGCTGCAGACCCGTTCCTGGGAGGATCAGAACGGGATGAAACGGTACATGACTGAGATCGTGGCGAACGAGATGCAAATGCTGAGTGCCCGCCAGCAGAATGAGCTTGCATCGGACCCGCCCGGAGGAACCACAAGCACGGCGACGGAAGTGCCGCCTTCTTCGCCCGAGTCCGATTCCGACGACGATCTTCCGTTCTGA
- a CDS encoding YjgP/YjgQ family permease: MSLITRYVLRLFITAIAVSLVAFVSIFFVVDLIEQLDRFLDREVAPVYIALYYVYYTPYIFVLTIPVSLLLASLYTFGQLTRLGELTAMKASGLSMYRLLRPLLLVSAVVSGCLFWAGEWLVPHSSMKRAEIQSEHVDLQGGAGQHVRNDVYFRGEGGRQFYIRVFDGRDAQGTGVFVTEFRDGLVSSVLSAESAVWMDGRWLLSNGVERRFRTGGGLSEYTAFAELEPDGWSETPEDFMRGQKRPEEMSYGELDQLIQNVELGGGDVQGYLVDLNLKIAFPSAGLIIVLLGGALASHLRRGGVAVGFALSIGICFVYWGLLRFAQAFGHAGLLEPMAAAWGANALFCLVALILLVRAPK; encoded by the coding sequence ATGTCCCTGATCACCCGGTACGTGCTCCGCCTGTTCATCACCGCCATCGCCGTCAGTCTCGTTGCCTTCGTCAGCATCTTCTTCGTGGTCGATCTCATCGAGCAACTGGATCGTTTCCTCGACCGCGAGGTGGCCCCGGTATACATCGCGCTCTACTACGTCTATTACACGCCCTATATCTTCGTACTCACGATTCCCGTCAGCCTGCTGCTCGCCAGCCTGTATACCTTCGGTCAACTGACCAGGCTGGGCGAGCTGACCGCCATGAAGGCATCGGGGCTCAGCATGTACCGGCTGCTGCGGCCCCTGCTCCTTGTCAGCGCAGTGGTAAGCGGGTGCCTGTTCTGGGCCGGTGAGTGGCTCGTTCCCCATTCGAGCATGAAGCGGGCCGAAATCCAGTCGGAACACGTCGACCTGCAGGGCGGAGCAGGTCAGCACGTCCGGAACGACGTGTATTTCAGGGGAGAGGGAGGGCGCCAGTTCTATATCCGCGTATTCGACGGACGCGACGCGCAGGGCACGGGGGTTTTCGTCACCGAATTCCGCGACGGACTCGTCTCCAGCGTGCTCTCGGCGGAAAGCGCCGTCTGGATGGACGGGCGCTGGCTGCTTTCCAACGGGGTGGAACGTCGGTTCCGGACGGGAGGTGGATTGTCCGAATACACTGCATTCGCCGAACTGGAACCGGACGGATGGTCCGAAACACCGGAAGATTTCATGCGGGGGCAGAAACGGCCCGAGGAGATGAGCTACGGCGAACTCGACCAGTTGATTCAGAACGTCGAGCTGGGAGGCGGAGACGTGCAGGGCTACCTCGTGGACCTCAACCTGAAGATCGCCTTTCCCAGCGCGGGCCTGATCATCGTGCTGCTGGGTGGCGCGCTGGCCTCTCACCTGAGACGGGGCGGCGTAGCGGTGGGATTCGCCCTGAGTATCGGTATATGTTTCGTCTACTGGGGGCTGCTCCGCTTTGCCCAGGCCTTCGGACACGCCGGATTGCTCGAGCCCATGGCGGCGGCATGGGGCGCCAATGCCCTCTTCTGCCTGGTGGCCCTGATTCTGCTAGTCCGAGCGCCTAAATGA